A window of the Synechococcus sp. JA-3-3Ab genome harbors these coding sequences:
- a CDS encoding fused MFS/spermidine synthase: MVLLVGLTLFGSAFCLFWGQLLVGKLLLPLWGGSPLVWNTCLVFFQLALLLGYLWADRLGRGLAPGWGVLLHGILLLAGLKFLPFQFGIPGQLEGVFPSLALLADLTARAGVPLLLLSGTTPLLQRALGEAKRDPYGLYVASNAGSLAGLLGYPLLLEPRLSLSGQTHLWTGSYALVAALVLLGGVGLMLNGREVTFPRGDPVEEIPPVSWRERWRWAGWAFLPAGLLVAATTLLTTDVAAVPLLWAVPLSLYLMTFILAFGGLYPNDLALGTTALLACGALGAQVLGWARPWFWVLPLHLGAFGLVSWACHSQLARSRPPAQQLTQFYLWLAVGGSLGGLFSALLAPQMFETLLEYPLLLGVSLAALAARGGRLGLSLGLGLLLPLLLLGFRPQALFRLGAAGGLALGMALLGSVGEGSRRRWVGTGMGLVLLLGQTWLPPGLQVVAEERSAFGLHRIVEYHAEDGSFRSLLHGTTLHGSQNLDPQKALEPLTYFSREGPVGQVFQRWRAQPPSSPAQVAVLGLGIGTLAAYAEPGDEWTFFELDPTVADWAGRYFPYLDWASRRAQVRVILGDARLRLQGIPDGSYDLMVIDAFSSDAVPVHLLTQEALTLYLRKLKPQGWLLFNITNRHLDLAPVLAALARALRLPAWQQAHEELTAAQRRAGLAPSHWVLMAKSPGGRQDWDPWQPLLPQAGDPLWRDDFSNLLHVIRWPQLPLLGDIQIPAPKQNPAVIAARRFGNASALFSKTAKEIFTMQI, encoded by the coding sequence GTGGTTTTGCTGGTTGGCCTCACGTTGTTCGGCAGCGCCTTTTGCCTTTTTTGGGGGCAGTTGTTGGTGGGCAAATTGCTGCTGCCGCTCTGGGGGGGATCCCCCCTGGTTTGGAATACCTGCCTGGTCTTTTTCCAGCTCGCTTTGCTGCTGGGCTACCTGTGGGCAGACCGGCTGGGGCGAGGGCTCGCTCCCGGCTGGGGCGTGCTGCTGCACGGGATCCTCCTGCTGGCGGGGCTGAAGTTTTTGCCCTTTCAGTTTGGGATCCCTGGCCAACTGGAAGGGGTCTTCCCTTCCCTAGCTCTGTTGGCTGACTTGACAGCAAGGGCGGGAGTACCCTTGCTTCTCCTGTCGGGGACGACGCCGTTGCTGCAGCGGGCGCTGGGAGAGGCGAAAAGGGATCCCTACGGGCTCTACGTGGCCAGCAATGCCGGCAGCCTAGCGGGGCTGCTGGGCTATCCGCTGCTCTTGGAGCCGCGGTTGTCTCTGTCGGGGCAAACCCACCTGTGGACGGGATCCTACGCTCTGGTCGCAGCGCTGGTGCTGCTGGGTGGGGTGGGGCTCATGCTGAACGGGCGGGAGGTGACTTTCCCGAGGGGAGATCCCGTGGAGGAGATCCCCCCCGTCTCCTGGCGGGAGCGTTGGCGCTGGGCCGGCTGGGCCTTTTTGCCGGCGGGCCTGTTGGTGGCGGCCACCACCCTCTTGACCACCGACGTGGCGGCGGTGCCCCTGCTGTGGGCCGTTCCCCTGAGCCTTTACCTCATGACCTTCATACTGGCCTTCGGCGGCCTCTACCCCAATGACTTGGCTTTAGGGACAACGGCTCTGCTGGCCTGTGGAGCGCTAGGGGCCCAGGTTCTGGGCTGGGCGAGACCTTGGTTTTGGGTGTTGCCGCTACATCTGGGGGCTTTTGGCCTGGTGAGCTGGGCCTGTCACAGTCAGTTGGCCAGATCCCGTCCACCCGCCCAGCAGTTGACGCAGTTTTACCTGTGGCTGGCTGTGGGAGGCAGCTTGGGAGGGCTGTTCTCCGCTTTGCTGGCGCCGCAGATGTTTGAGACCTTACTGGAGTACCCCCTGCTCTTGGGGGTGTCGCTGGCGGCCTTAGCGGCACGGGGAGGGCGGCTGGGCCTGTCGCTAGGGCTGGGGTTGCTCTTGCCTTTGTTGCTGTTGGGCTTTCGTCCTCAGGCGCTCTTTCGCCTTGGAGCCGCTGGGGGCTTGGCTCTGGGGATGGCCCTTCTGGGGTCTGTAGGAGAAGGCAGCAGAAGGCGCTGGGTGGGAACAGGGATGGGTCTAGTGTTGCTGCTAGGACAAACCTGGCTGCCGCCGGGGCTCCAGGTGGTGGCCGAGGAGCGCAGCGCCTTTGGCCTCCACCGGATTGTGGAATACCACGCTGAGGACGGATCCTTCCGCAGCCTGCTCCACGGCACCACCCTGCACGGCAGCCAAAACCTGGATCCCCAAAAGGCCCTGGAGCCGCTCACCTATTTTTCCCGCGAGGGGCCGGTGGGTCAGGTGTTCCAGCGGTGGCGGGCGCAGCCGCCCTCTTCTCCGGCCCAGGTGGCGGTGCTGGGGCTGGGGATCGGCACCTTGGCCGCCTACGCCGAGCCAGGGGATGAGTGGACGTTTTTCGAGTTGGATCCCACCGTGGCCGACTGGGCGGGCCGCTACTTCCCCTATCTCGATTGGGCCAGCCGGCGGGCGCAGGTGCGGGTAATCCTGGGCGATGCCCGCCTCCGCCTGCAAGGGATCCCCGATGGCAGCTACGACCTGATGGTGATAGATGCCTTCAGCTCCGACGCCGTGCCGGTGCATCTGCTTACCCAGGAGGCCCTGACCCTCTACCTCCGCAAGCTCAAGCCCCAGGGCTGGCTGCTCTTTAACATCACCAACCGCCACCTGGACTTGGCGCCAGTGCTGGCCGCCTTGGCAAGAGCATTGCGGCTTCCCGCCTGGCAGCAAGCCCATGAAGAGCTCACCGCCGCCCAGCGCCGGGCAGGGCTAGCCCCTTCCCACTGGGTGCTGATGGCCAAAAGCCCTGGTGGCCGGCAAGACTGGGATCCCTGGCAGCCCCTTTTGCCCCAAGCTGGGGATCCCCTCTGGCGAGATGATTTTTCCAACCTGCTACATGTAATCCGCTGGCCCCAGCTTCCCCTGCTGGGAGATATCCAGATCCCAGCTCCGAAGCAGAATCCGGCTGTTATCGCTGCGCGACGCTTCGGCAATGCGTCAGCCTTATTCAGCAAGACGGCTAAAGAAATCTTTACAATGCAGATTTAG
- the fba gene encoding class II fructose-bisphosphate aldolase (catalyzes the reversible aldol condensation of dihydroxyacetonephosphate and glyceraldehyde 3-phosphate in the Calvin cycle, glycolysis, and/or gluconeogenesis), which produces MALVPMRILLDHAAEHDYGIPAFNVNNMEQIQAIMQAAHETNSPVILQASRGARKYAGEHFLRHLILAAVETYPHIPVAMHQDHGNSPATCYSAIRNGFTSVMMDGSLKEDAKTPASYEYNVAVTAEVVKVAHAVGVSVEGELGCLGSLETGRGEAEDGHGAEGALSHDQLLTDPDQAVDFVEQTQVDALAVAIGTSHGAYKFSRKPTGDILDMERIAEIHRRLPNTHLVMHGSSSVPKELIDIINQYGGSIPETYGVPLEEIQRGIKNGVRKVNIDTDNRLAITAAVRRALAENPKDFDPRSFLKPSIKEMQKVCAERYIAFGCAGHGTKVPVVTLDEMAAKYASGALAAQVKKTVAV; this is translated from the coding sequence ATGGCTCTCGTTCCCATGCGGATCCTGCTGGATCATGCCGCCGAACATGACTACGGCATTCCGGCTTTCAACGTTAACAACATGGAGCAGATTCAAGCAATCATGCAAGCTGCCCATGAAACCAACAGTCCAGTCATCCTGCAAGCCTCTCGAGGGGCGCGCAAGTATGCGGGCGAGCACTTTTTGCGCCACCTGATCCTGGCGGCAGTGGAAACCTATCCCCACATTCCCGTCGCCATGCACCAAGACCACGGCAACAGCCCCGCCACCTGCTACTCCGCCATCCGCAACGGCTTCACCAGCGTCATGATGGATGGCTCCCTCAAAGAAGACGCCAAAACGCCGGCCAGCTATGAGTACAACGTGGCCGTTACTGCCGAGGTGGTGAAGGTGGCCCACGCTGTCGGCGTGAGCGTGGAAGGAGAACTGGGCTGCCTGGGATCCCTGGAGACAGGCCGCGGGGAAGCAGAAGATGGCCACGGCGCTGAAGGGGCCCTCAGCCACGACCAACTGCTCACCGATCCGGATCAAGCCGTGGACTTTGTGGAGCAAACCCAAGTGGATGCGCTGGCTGTGGCCATCGGCACCAGCCACGGCGCCTACAAGTTCTCCCGCAAGCCCACGGGCGACATTCTCGACATGGAGCGCATCGCCGAGATCCACCGCCGCCTGCCCAACACCCACCTGGTGATGCACGGTTCCTCGTCGGTGCCCAAGGAGCTCATCGACATCATCAACCAGTACGGCGGCTCCATTCCCGAAACCTACGGTGTGCCGCTGGAAGAAATTCAGCGGGGCATCAAAAACGGAGTGCGCAAAGTTAACATCGACACCGACAACCGTCTGGCCATCACGGCTGCGGTGCGCCGCGCCCTGGCCGAGAATCCGAAGGACTTTGATCCCCGCTCTTTCCTCAAGCCTTCTATCAAGGAAATGCAAAAAGTGTGCGCCGAGCGCTACATCGCCTTCGGCTGTGCCGGCCACGGCACCAAAGTCCCGGTGGTTACCCTGGACGAGATGGCGGCCAAGTATGCTTCTGGCGCTTTGGCGGCTCAGGTGAAGAAGACGGTTGCGGTCTAG
- the sufU gene encoding Fe-S cluster assembly sulfur transfer protein SufU, whose amino-acid sequence MPLDNLRGLYQQVILERYRKPRNFGRVDPVHRRQRGHNPSCGDTIDLTLQLDPGQERIADIKFEGEGCAIALASADLMADAVRGRTIPEALQLVERFQAMMRGGEEFPREYRSLNAMKGVAQFPVRIKCANLAWHALKHALESPAPSGSPDNPGFVSNEDAD is encoded by the coding sequence ATGCCTCTCGACAACCTGCGCGGACTTTATCAGCAAGTCATCCTGGAACGCTACAGAAAGCCCCGCAACTTCGGCAGGGTCGATCCGGTTCATCGTCGCCAACGCGGCCATAACCCCTCCTGTGGCGACACCATCGACCTCACCTTGCAATTGGATCCCGGCCAGGAGCGGATTGCCGATATCAAATTTGAGGGAGAGGGCTGCGCCATTGCCCTGGCTTCTGCCGATCTTATGGCCGATGCCGTGCGCGGGCGCACCATCCCCGAAGCGCTGCAGTTGGTCGAGCGCTTCCAGGCCATGATGCGCGGCGGCGAAGAGTTTCCGCGGGAGTACCGCTCCCTCAATGCCATGAAGGGAGTTGCCCAGTTCCCGGTACGCATCAAGTGCGCCAACCTGGCCTGGCATGCCCTCAAACACGCCCTGGAATCGCCCGCACCCAGTGGATCCCCGGACAACCCAGGTTTTGTGAGCAACGAAGACGCCGACTAG
- the cobM gene encoding precorrin-4 C(11)-methyltransferase, translating to MSQPTSSYWPVHIVGAGPGDPELITLRGQRVLSEADVVFYTGSLVPEGLLAHCRPDVEAIDTRSLTLETLLPQMVERVKAGRRVVRLQDGDPSLYGALHELLIRLAEAGIPFEIVPGVSAFQLAAARLQVELTVPELVQTVILTRASGRTRVPEAEALASLAACRASLCLYLSARHVEQAQADLMTHYPADTPVAICYRLGWPDERIWLGSLAEMAALTRQAGLERTVLYLISPALRGLAGAGSARSRLYSPDHAHLFRPKRHR from the coding sequence ATGAGCCAACCGACTTCGTCCTACTGGCCGGTGCACATTGTCGGCGCCGGCCCTGGGGATCCCGAGCTGATTACCCTGCGCGGCCAGAGAGTACTCTCAGAAGCAGATGTAGTATTCTATACCGGCTCTTTGGTGCCGGAGGGGCTGCTGGCCCATTGTCGCCCCGACGTGGAGGCCATCGACACGCGCTCCCTCACCTTGGAAACGCTGCTGCCCCAGATGGTGGAGCGGGTTAAGGCGGGGCGGCGGGTGGTGCGGCTGCAGGATGGGGATCCGTCTCTTTACGGCGCTCTGCACGAGTTGCTGATTCGGCTGGCGGAGGCCGGGATCCCCTTTGAGATCGTGCCGGGGGTGAGCGCCTTTCAACTGGCAGCCGCCCGTTTGCAGGTGGAGCTAACGGTGCCGGAGCTGGTGCAGACGGTCATCCTCACCCGCGCCAGCGGTCGGACGCGCGTGCCGGAAGCAGAAGCCCTGGCCAGCCTAGCGGCCTGCCGCGCCTCTTTGTGTCTGTATCTGAGCGCCCGCCATGTGGAACAGGCCCAGGCGGATCTAATGACCCACTATCCCGCCGATACCCCTGTGGCCATCTGCTACCGTCTGGGCTGGCCGGACGAGCGGATCTGGCTGGGATCCCTGGCGGAGATGGCGGCCCTCACCCGGCAAGCCGGCCTAGAGCGCACCGTGCTCTACCTCATCAGTCCCGCCCTACGGGGCTTGGCAGGAGCCGGCTCGGCCCGCTCGCGGCTCTACAGCCCTGACCACGCCCACCTCTTCCGTCCCAAACGGCACCGTTAG
- a CDS encoding MATE family efflux transporter, with protein MGVVAQRLDARGIPGVDHGVVLRLAMPLALSAGIQALMGITDTWFIGQISSQALAGMNAAWLPTQVALTPFMSLGRAVQTLVAQTYAGGDPKGASRYAWSGVELGLGLLPLCGLLSLLGSLLYSGLPLPAGVAEQAADYWQVRVWGGSALLGSFALAGFFNGIGCTWITL; from the coding sequence ATGGGAGTTGTAGCGCAGCGGCTGGATGCCCGCGGGATCCCAGGGGTGGATCATGGGGTTGTGCTGAGGTTGGCGATGCCCTTGGCGCTCAGCGCTGGCATTCAGGCGCTGATGGGCATAACCGACACCTGGTTTATCGGCCAGATCTCCAGCCAAGCCTTGGCCGGGATGAACGCCGCTTGGTTGCCCACCCAAGTGGCCTTGACCCCTTTCATGAGTCTGGGGCGAGCAGTGCAAACCTTGGTGGCGCAAACCTACGCCGGCGGAGATCCGAAGGGGGCCTCTCGCTATGCCTGGTCGGGAGTTGAGCTGGGGTTGGGCCTATTGCCCCTTTGTGGCCTCTTGTCGCTGTTGGGGAGCTTGCTGTATTCAGGGCTGCCCCTGCCGGCGGGGGTGGCGGAGCAAGCGGCAGATTATTGGCAAGTTCGCGTTTGGGGGGGATCCGCTCTCTTGGGCAGCTTTGCCTTGGCGGGTTTTTTTAACGGCATTGGTTGCACCTGGATCACCCTGTGA
- a CDS encoding MATE family efflux transporter: MSGWSVLFNGILNALFIFGLGWGIAGAAWGTILSEYGELALYLLLFLSAWIQRDYATRQTWLLAHKSLRPLLRLGLPMGIYALADMSSFTVFQLLLGQLGAVEGATAHLCLMLSRFAYLPALGLEQAATVLVGQAVGAGQPAWAMRLGNAVIAWTVGYMAVIGGGLALFREALLGLFVAGTDANAAAIVELGGRLLQIIAVSFLFDGINFSAAGSLRGAGDVRAPMAIMLGMSWLFFLPLAQMLIFSHSWIPFLPGLGWGAVGGWLAMLIYVAGLAGLLLSRWRSRVWQKAALRQGHRHSELS, from the coding sequence GTGAGTGGCTGGAGCGTGCTGTTCAACGGCATCCTCAATGCCCTGTTCATTTTCGGCCTGGGCTGGGGGATTGCCGGAGCCGCCTGGGGCACGATCCTGTCGGAATACGGGGAGCTGGCCCTTTACCTGCTGCTGTTTCTCTCGGCCTGGATCCAGCGCGACTACGCTACGCGGCAAACCTGGCTTTTGGCTCACAAGTCCCTGCGGCCCTTGCTGCGGCTGGGCCTGCCGATGGGGATCTACGCTTTGGCGGACATGAGCTCTTTCACGGTGTTTCAGTTGCTGCTGGGCCAGTTGGGGGCTGTGGAGGGGGCAACGGCCCACCTGTGTCTGATGTTGTCTCGCTTTGCCTATTTGCCGGCCCTCGGCTTGGAACAGGCGGCAACCGTCCTGGTGGGCCAGGCCGTTGGCGCCGGGCAGCCGGCTTGGGCGATGCGCTTGGGGAATGCGGTGATAGCCTGGACGGTCGGCTACATGGCCGTGATCGGCGGCGGGCTGGCGCTTTTTAGAGAAGCCTTGCTCGGCCTGTTCGTGGCCGGGACAGATGCCAACGCCGCGGCGATTGTGGAGTTGGGGGGGAGGCTTTTGCAGATCATCGCGGTTTCGTTTCTCTTCGATGGCATCAACTTCTCTGCCGCGGGATCCCTGCGCGGCGCGGGAGACGTGCGGGCCCCCATGGCGATCATGCTCGGGATGAGCTGGCTCTTTTTCTTGCCTTTGGCGCAGATGCTGATCTTTTCCCACAGTTGGATCCCCTTCCTGCCGGGGTTGGGATGGGGGGCTGTGGGGGGCTGGTTGGCCATGCTGATCTATGTCGCCGGCTTGGCCGGCCTGTTGCTCAGCCGCTGGCGCAGTCGGGTGTGGCAAAAGGCGGCTCTGCGTCAGGGCCATCGCCATAGTGAGTTGAGCTAG